The following nucleotide sequence is from Nitrospinota bacterium.
GACTACACGATTAAAGTGGGATTTGCCCCCGATCTGCCCGGTATCATATTTCGTTCAAATATCCCCTTGTAGGCGTCCTGCAAGGGCGGGCTAGCCGAGGTAGGCGATGCAGTCGGCTTCGATCCGCGCCCCTCGGGGGAGGGCCGCCGCCTGGATGGTCGCCCGGGCGGGTTTAGATGCGCCGAAGTACTCCTCGTAGACCTCGTTCACGGTGGCGAAGTCGGCCAGGTCGGCCAGGTAGACGGTCACCTTGACCACGTCGTCCAGGCTCGCCCCGGCGGCCTCCACGACAGCCTTCAGGTTTTCCAGCACCTGGCGGGCCTGGGCTTCGATCTCACCCGAGACCATCTCGCCGCTCGCCGGCTCTAAGGGAATCTGCCCTGAGCAAAAGAGGAACTCCCCGGCGCGGACGGCCTGGCTGTAGGGGCCGATGGCAGCCGGAGCGCCGTCGGTGGAGATGGGTTTGGGAGTTGGTCGCGTCATGCCTGCCTCCTCAGTATTTGACGCCGAATCTCGTAAACTCGCCGGTCGGCTCGCGCCACTCCACGCGGACATCCTCGACGAGCGCGGCCCTCGGCCCAATCCAGCACCATTTGATGAAGGCCTCCATCCCTTCGGCCGGCCCCTCGGCGACAATCTCCACGTGGCCGTCCCGGGTGTTGCGGACCCACCCGACGAGCCCGTGCTCGGTGGCGCTGCTGACGGCGCTGTAGCGGTATACCACCATCTGGACCCGACCTGTGACGACGATGTGAGCCTGCTTGACGGTCACGGCTTCCCCGTAATTTGCAATGGCTCGTAGGCCACGAAGATGCGATCAGCCCGCGGCTGCGGCATCGTCCTCCATCTCCAGGACCTCCTTGGGGGCGGTCCACCGGGTCAGCAATATCGAGACCTCATAGAGGATCAACAGGGGCACGGCCATCAGCACCTGGGTGAAGACGTCCGGCGGCGTCAGGACCGCCGCCACCAGGAAGCTCAGGACGATGACGTACCTGCGGTTTCTAGAAAGCATCTGCGGGGTCACCAGGCCGAGCTTGCCCAGGAGCACCATGACGACGGGCAGCTCGAAGATGGCGCCGAAGGCGATGAGGAGCCGCACCGAGAAGGAGATGTACGCCCCGACGCTAATCATGGGCACGAGCGTGGCGCTCCCGTAGCCCAGCAGGAGGGCCATTCCGTAGGGCAAAATTAGGGTGTAGACGAAGCTCCCCCCGAGGAGGAACATGAATGTGGCGCTCACGACGAAGGGCACCATGTAGCGGCGCTCCTTCTCGTATAGGCCCGGGACGACGAAGGCCCACGCCTGGTAGCAGAGGTAGGGCCAGACCAGCACAAGGCTTGCGAGGAAGGCCACCTTTAGGTGGGCGAAGAAGGCCTCGGTGGGGGCGATGAAGACGAGCTCCCGCCCCGCTGGAAGCCAGAGAAAGTAAAGCAGGCGTTCGGCGAAGGCGTAGCAGAGGCAAAAGGCCAGGGCCATTGCCACGAGGCTCCGGATGAGCCTGCCCCGAAGCTCCCCCAGGTGGACCGTGAAGGGCATCTCGCCGCCGGTAGCGGAGCGCTTCTTCTTCATGAGGTCCTCTCGGTGGAGGTCTCTTCGGCCTCGTCTAGCGTTGAGGGATCGGCCACCTCATCGGCCTCGCCAGGCTCGGGGTGCTCGAATGCTTCATTGGGGTCGCCCGGCGCCGGCGGCAGGTCGTCATCAGCCTCCTCATCCTCATCGGGCTCCTCGTCCTCTTCCTCCTCAACGTCGAAGTCCACCGAGGAGCGGAGGTCCTGCGTGGCCCGCTGGAGCTCGGCGAAAGCCCTCCCGAGGGTCCGGGCCATCTCCGGGAGCTTCTTAGGCCCCAAGATGATGAGGGCGATTACGAGGACTATCAAAAGCTCCTGCATCCCTATGCCGAACATCGTCTATCTCCTGGCGCCGCATGGCGGCAACCGCTTTAAAACAGGGGGCTTACACCCTACAGAGGGGCAATGCGAGTATATCAGAGCCACCTGGCGGCTGGCAAGGACCGATTGCCCTTGAGCTCAGAGGCGCTACGGGCTCGCGAGCGCCGTGAGCAGGCGCTCGGCCGCTTCTCTACCCTGGCGGATGCAGTCGGGGATGCCGAGGCCCCGGTAGGATGCCCCGGCGAGGGTGAGGCCGGGGTGGTGCTCTAAGGCGGCCTCGATGGCCGAGACCCGCTCTATGTGGCCCATCGTGTATTGAGGGATGGCCCGAGGCCAGCGAAAGATGCGGACGAAAAGAGGCTCGCTTCTAATGGAAAGAATTTCGGATAAGTCGGCCCGGACCATCTCGACGAGGGCCTCGTCGTTAAGCTCTGCCAGAGCCTCCTGCTTGGCGCCTCCCACGAAGGCCCGGATGAGAACGCGTCCGGGCGGGGCCCGTCCCGAGAACTTCTCAGAGCTCCACGTGCAGGCCGTGATGGAGCGGCCCTCGCCCCGGGCCACGACGAAGCCCGAGCCGTCCAGGGGATGCCCGACGTCATCCCTCTTCCAGGCCACCGCGACGGTGGCCGATGAGACCCACGGGATCGATTCCAGGAGGGAGGCCAGGTGCGGGTCTGAGGCGGCCAGGAGGGTGGCGGCCCGCCAGCTGGGGACGGTCAAGGCGACGGCGTCGGCATCGATCGGCTCGTCCCCATTAAGTTGGATGCGCCAGCCGCCAGAGGGCGCGGGGGCGACGGCTTCCACGGCGGCGCCGAGGCGAACGTCCACGTCGTCGAGGGCCGCCACCATGCGGTCGACGAGCCCGTCCATGCCGCCCGTGAGAGTGAGGAAGAGGCTCGCCGGACGCCCCGACGCCTCCTTCGGAGCCTGCGCCTCGGCTCTCAGGGCCCGCATCGCGCGGATCAGACTCCCGTAGCGGCGCTCATATTCGTAAAATCCCGGAAAAGTCGCACGCATGCTCAAGGCCTC
It contains:
- the tatC gene encoding twin-arginine translocase subunit TatC, whose product is MKKKRSATGGEMPFTVHLGELRGRLIRSLVAMALAFCLCYAFAERLLYFLWLPAGRELVFIAPTEAFFAHLKVAFLASLVLVWPYLCYQAWAFVVPGLYEKERRYMVPFVVSATFMFLLGGSFVYTLILPYGMALLLGYGSATLVPMISVGAYISFSVRLLIAFGAIFELPVVMVLLGKLGLVTPQMLSRNRRYVIVLSFLVAAVLTPPDVFTQVLMAVPLLILYEVSILLTRWTAPKEVLEMEDDAAAAG
- the hemG gene encoding protoporphyrinogen oxidase; the encoded protein is MGRKASITLVERAERLGGCIVTERRDGFLVEGGPDSFLAEKPWARELCAELGIEEDLIGTEPASRRVYVLSGRRLHPLPEGFVLTVPTAVGPLLSSTLFSWPGKLRMVMERFVPPRLDDDDESLASFVLRRLGREALERVAEPLMAGIHAGDPEALSMRATFPGFYEYERRYGSLIRAMRALRAEAQAPKEASGRPASLFLTLTGGMDGLVDRMVAALDDVDVRLGAAVEAVAPAPSGGWRIQLNGDEPIDADAVALTVPSWRAATLLAASDPHLASLLESIPWVSSATVAVAWKRDDVGHPLDGSGFVVARGEGRSITACTWSSEKFSGRAPPGRVLIRAFVGGAKQEALAELNDEALVEMVRADLSEILSIRSEPLFVRIFRWPRAIPQYTMGHIERVSAIEAALEHHPGLTLAGASYRGLGIPDCIRQGREAAERLLTALASP
- a CDS encoding acylphosphatase; amino-acid sequence: MVVYRYSAVSSATEHGLVGWVRNTRDGHVEIVAEGPAEGMEAFIKWCWIGPRAALVEDVRVEWREPTGEFTRFGVKY
- a CDS encoding RidA family protein, whose protein sequence is MTRPTPKPISTDGAPAAIGPYSQAVRAGEFLFCSGQIPLEPASGEMVSGEIEAQARQVLENLKAVVEAAGASLDDVVKVTVYLADLADFATVNEVYEEYFGASKPARATIQAAALPRGARIEADCIAYLG
- the tatB gene encoding twin-arginine translocase subunit TatB, which translates into the protein MFGIGMQELLIVLVIALIILGPKKLPEMARTLGRAFAELQRATQDLRSSVDFDVEEEEDEEPDEDEEADDDLPPAPGDPNEAFEHPEPGEADEVADPSTLDEAEETSTERTS